A single Eleginops maclovinus isolate JMC-PN-2008 ecotype Puerto Natales chromosome 5, JC_Emac_rtc_rv5, whole genome shotgun sequence DNA region contains:
- the parn gene encoding LOW QUALITY PROTEIN: poly(A)-specific ribonuclease PARN (The sequence of the model RefSeq protein was modified relative to this genomic sequence to represent the inferred CDS: inserted 1 base in 1 codon), translating into MEVTRQNFKDSLKTVYSAIEEADFLAIDGEFSGISDGPNVSALTNGLDTPEERYTKLKKHSMDFLLFQFGLCTFTYDQTKSKYIIKPFNFYVFPKPFNRTSPDLKFICQSSSIDFLASQGFDFNKVFCHGIPYLNQEEEAQLREQTEERRNQQANGINNQSFISPSSKGPAHVPQEHKDYINRVIGKVEALFTGSEKTLDLEPCTGFQRKLIYQTLNWKFPKGLHVETVETEKKERFIQVSKVDDEERKRREQQKLEREQEELNDAVGFSRVIHAISKSGKLVVGHNMLLDVMHTIHQFYLPLPEDLPDFKEVTMCVFPRLLDTKLMASTQPFKELINNTSLAELEKRVKEGPFKSPQVETAEGFHSYDTAQEQLHEAGYDAYITGLCFVSMANYLGSFLTPPKPHIAARSKLIDPFFNKLFLMRIIDIPYLNITGPDLTPKRDHVLYVTFPKEWKTSDLYQLFSAFGNIQVSWIDDTSAFVSLSQTDQVQIAMNTSRYAESYKIQTYAEYIKGKQSKEKVGQTPKSWGEDGWNKPNYTPATTAGFGYPRGLGKRSISPVLGEPGTGDAMKTDGWSNYSYPDSTGSKRMKTDDKSGQANADAIESKTSEGWLKMADASDSAGSSPIPEEGEEEEEEEXEEEVEEGSPEGNDNEGTVTWQQAPTSKGQKNKKKSKGTESSTSLFDVPEVW; encoded by the exons ATGGAGGTGACACGCCAAA attttaaagaCAGTTTAAAGACGGTTTACAGTGCGATAGAGGAGGCTGACTTCCTTGCCATCGATGGAGAATTTTCAG ggaTAAGTGACGGTCCTAATGTGAGTGCACTTACCAATGGCCTGGACACACCAGAGGAGAGGTACACAAAGCTTAAAAAG CACTCCATGGACTTTCTGCTGTTCCAGTTTGGCTTATGCACATTCACGTACGACCAGACAAAGTCAAA GTATATCATAAAGCCTTTTAATTTTTATGTATTCCCGAAACCGTTCAACAGGACCTCCCCTGACTTAAAGTTCATCTGTCAG AGTTCCAGCATTGACTTCCTGGCCAGTCAGGGGTTTGACTTCAACAAGGTGTTCTGTCATG GGATCCCGTACCTGAACCAGGAAGAGGAGGCCCAGCTGAGGGAGCAgacggaggagaggagaaatcaACAAGCCAACGGTATCAATAATCAATCCTTCATCTCTCCATCCTCCAAAGGCCCAGCACACGTACCTCAGGAACACAAGGACTACATCAACAGAGTGAT AGGGAAGGTCGAGGCGCTCTTCACTGGCTCAGAGAAGACTTTGGACTTGGAGCCATGCACTGG GTTTCAGAGAAAGCTGATCTACCAGACTCTGAACTGGAA GTTTCCCAAGGGGCTTCATGTAGAAACTGTGGAAACAGAAAAg AAGGAACGGTTCATCCAGGTCAGCAAAGTAGAtgatgaagagaggaagaggagggaacaGCAGAAACTGGAGAGGGAGCAG GAGGAGCTAAATGACGCCGTTGGCTTCTCCAGGGTGATCCACGCCATCTCCAAATCT GGTAAACTTGTGGTTGGCCACAACATGCTGTTAGATGTGATGCACACCATCCACCAGTTCTACCTCCCTCTGCCAGAG GATCTTCCAGACTTTAAAGAGgtcacaatgtgtgtgttcccGAG ACTCCTGGACACAAAGTTGATGGCTTCCACTCAGCCGTTCAAG GAGCTGATCAACAACACATCTCTGGCAGAGTTGGAGAAGCGAGTGAAAGAGGGCCCCTTCAAGTCCCCACAAGTCG AAACGGCAGAAGGCTTCCACAGTTACGACACGGCCCAGGAGCAACTCCACGAGGCCGGGTACGACGCTTACATCACCGGCCTCTGTTTCGTCTCCATGGCCAACTACCTGG GATCTTTTCTGACTCCACCCAAACCACACATCGCCGCTCGCTCCAAACTAATCGATCCGTTCTTCAACAA GCTTTTCCTGATGAGGATAATAGATATTCCCTACCTCAACATCACAGGACCAGATT TGACCCCTAAAAGAGACCACGTCCTGTATGTCACCTTCCCTAAAGAATGGAAGACCAGTGACCTCTACCAGCTCTTTAGTGCCTTTG GAAACATCCAGGTATCCTGGATAGACGACACGTCAGCGTTTGTGTCTCTCAGTCAGACGGATCAGGTACAGATAG CGATGAACACAAGCCGCTACGCAGAGAGTTACAAGATCCAGACGTACGCAGAGTACATTAAGGGGAAGCAGAGCAAGGAGAAGGTCGGACAGACGCCCAAAAGTTGGGGCGAGGACGGCTGGAACAAGCCGAACTACACCCCCGCTACGACTGCTGGCTTTGGATATCCCAG GGGTTTGGGGAAGCGCAGCATAAGTCCTGTTCTGGGGGAGCCGGGGACCGGAGACGCTATGAAGACAGATGGCTGGAGTAACTACTCGTACCCCGACAGCACGGGCAGCAAGAGGATGAAAACTGATG ACAAAAGCGGACAAGCAAATGCCGACGCCATCGAGAGCAAGACCTCAGAGGGCTGGCTAAAGATGGC AGATGCATCAGATTCAGCGGGGTCCAGTCCAATCCCTGAGGagggggaagaagaagaggaagaag gagaggaggaggtggaggagggaagCCCTGAAGGCAACGATAATGAAGGCACGGTCACCTGGCAACAAGCCCCCACATCCAAAGGtcaaaagaacaagaagaagtCTAAAG GGACTGAATCCTCCACCTCGCTGTTTGACGTCCCGGAGGTGTGGTAG